The following proteins come from a genomic window of Hugenholtzia roseola DSM 9546:
- a CDS encoding DnaJ domain-containing protein gives MLNYYALLGLNFNANAEEIKAAFKRLAKSYHPDRNPENPDAEAQFKLINEAYQTLSDPFRKGMYDMELLAFVQNLKAQQALADYQKAQARPTQAYQNQDSAQSSPQERKWERKASLYTLLGFIFIFGLSWFLHHYIPRWASQHKLTQARYWYYEKQDPLEAVKCISDANYYLEDNAEADYLFALILQQHYKDYKNAIAYYTRAIAHSENSSQKSVYYQERAFCYVQLRLFKDAATNYDFAIRHAPNKVELLLTLADLYLQKLHEYEKAQHYYERAISKAKDDPAPLIGKLVSLLKQKKYEEMLPLFLQIEKLPTPEPALYYYKGFYFYEHQMNHDQACFYWAKARQMGYQAAERPYQSTCMDRE, from the coding sequence ATGTTAAACTATTATGCCTTACTCGGACTTAATTTTAATGCCAACGCCGAAGAAATCAAAGCCGCCTTCAAGCGTTTGGCAAAAAGTTATCACCCCGACCGCAATCCAGAAAACCCTGACGCAGAGGCACAGTTCAAACTTATCAATGAAGCCTATCAAACCCTATCAGACCCTTTCCGAAAAGGTATGTACGATATGGAATTGTTGGCTTTTGTGCAAAATCTAAAAGCCCAACAAGCCCTTGCCGATTACCAAAAGGCGCAAGCGCGTCCCACACAAGCCTATCAAAATCAGGATTCCGCGCAGAGTAGCCCACAGGAAAGAAAGTGGGAACGGAAAGCCTCGCTCTATACCCTGCTTGGCTTTATCTTTATTTTCGGACTCTCTTGGTTTTTGCATCACTATATTCCACGTTGGGCTTCGCAGCACAAACTGACACAGGCTCGCTACTGGTATTACGAAAAGCAAGACCCTTTGGAGGCAGTCAAATGTATTAGTGATGCCAATTATTATTTGGAAGATAACGCAGAAGCAGACTATTTATTCGCGCTTATTTTGCAGCAACACTACAAAGACTACAAAAATGCTATCGCATACTACACACGCGCCATTGCGCATAGTGAAAACAGCAGCCAAAAATCGGTCTATTATCAAGAAAGGGCATTTTGTTATGTCCAACTTCGCCTTTTTAAAGATGCCGCCACCAATTACGACTTTGCCATCAGACATGCCCCAAACAAAGTGGAACTTCTGCTCACACTTGCCGATTTGTACCTGCAAAAATTACACGAATACGAAAAGGCGCAACATTATTACGAACGCGCCATTTCAAAGGCAAAAGACGACCCTGCCCCCCTTATTGGCAAATTAGTATCGCTTTTAAAACAAAAGAAATACGAAGAAATGCTCCCTTTATTTCTACAAATAGAAAAACTCCCGACACCAGAGCCTGCGCTCTACTATTACAAGGGCTTTTATTTCTATGAGCATCAAATGAATCACGACCAAGCCTGTTTTTATTGGGCAAAGGCGCGTCAGATGGGCTACCAAGCGGCAGAGCGTCCGTATCAAAGCACTTGCATGGACAGAGAATAG
- a CDS encoding TlpA family protein disulfide reductase, whose translation MNFYLTRSFFSAKNAATICKTYSYFCLFLILFSFFSEKNSLLFAQTPTLLQGRIRFLEDKVAQKQALSTPTKKEAKEPIGYLVYNPDAPFAEAVQIPFYLDSLSEFKIKFRLRQPLFARFYWQGKPLKLFIHPGDSLWIDLQGDSSLRYSLRFEGLGAKENRYLQEFEQKFAGENQSLYPTKYQQLAPKQFRQYVDKKRKEQQRFLNTYEKNNPISTSFALYATAEIDYLWANELFHFPYFHALLNEKNPVLPDSLYYLFLEEIALESPQILYSDSYLYFLKNFLHWEYLKAYPIFYAPKTQFYYRFLLQQAEAKIKNQQVRLFLQSSLLAEAIRNGFSKSLSAEIALFLQKNEHHEYGKDLKEFYQKQNRLKVGSAAPDFSLFDIQSRRYTLENFKQKAVYLYFWSYGCTSCRAELYALRRLQEEFEKDEIVFVSVFLNENQSIWQKLIAPIEWKGLHLRTAEPFDLVVRAYNLAHTPTAVLLDKNHKLVYQRMRTPAQEGVKQDIEHLLLKK comes from the coding sequence ATGAATTTTTATCTTACGCGGTCTTTTTTCAGTGCCAAAAACGCCGCGACAATCTGCAAAACCTATTCTTATTTTTGTCTATTTCTGATACTATTTTCTTTTTTTTCGGAAAAAAATAGCCTACTTTTTGCCCAAACGCCCACACTTTTGCAAGGCAGAATCCGCTTCCTCGAAGATAAGGTCGCTCAAAAGCAGGCACTTTCCACGCCGACTAAAAAAGAAGCCAAAGAGCCTATCGGCTATCTGGTCTATAACCCTGACGCGCCTTTTGCCGAAGCCGTCCAAATTCCTTTTTATCTCGACTCGCTTTCCGAATTTAAAATCAAGTTTCGCCTACGACAGCCGCTTTTCGCCCGTTTCTATTGGCAGGGAAAGCCGCTCAAACTCTTTATTCACCCTGGCGATAGCCTCTGGATAGACCTACAAGGCGATAGTTCGCTGCGTTATAGCCTGCGTTTCGAGGGTTTGGGTGCGAAAGAAAACCGTTATTTACAAGAATTTGAGCAGAAGTTTGCAGGTGAAAATCAAAGCCTCTATCCCACTAAGTATCAACAACTTGCGCCTAAACAGTTTAGACAATATGTAGATAAAAAGCGCAAAGAGCAGCAGCGTTTTTTAAATACTTACGAAAAAAACAACCCCATTTCTACCTCTTTTGCCCTCTACGCAACGGCAGAAATAGACTACCTTTGGGCAAATGAGTTGTTTCATTTTCCTTATTTTCATGCCCTTCTAAACGAAAAAAATCCCGTATTGCCCGATAGCCTTTATTATCTCTTCTTGGAAGAGATTGCATTAGAAAGTCCGCAAATTTTGTATTCTGATAGCTATTTGTATTTTCTAAAAAATTTCTTGCATTGGGAATATCTGAAAGCGTACCCCATTTTTTATGCACCCAAGACGCAATTTTACTACCGTTTTTTATTGCAGCAGGCAGAAGCCAAAATCAAAAATCAGCAGGTGCGTCTTTTTTTGCAAAGTAGCCTTTTAGCCGAAGCCATTCGCAATGGCTTTTCCAAGTCTTTATCTGCCGAGATTGCACTTTTTTTACAAAAAAATGAACATCACGAATATGGAAAAGATTTAAAAGAATTTTACCAAAAACAGAACCGTTTGAAGGTAGGAAGTGCTGCCCCCGATTTTTCCCTTTTCGATATCCAAAGTAGGCGTTATACCTTAGAAAATTTTAAGCAGAAGGCTGTTTATCTCTATTTTTGGTCGTATGGCTGCACAAGCTGTCGCGCCGAACTTTATGCGTTGCGGCGTTTGCAGGAAGAATTTGAAAAAGATGAGATTGTTTTTGTCAGTGTTTTTTTAAATGAAAATCAAAGCATTTGGCAAAAACTTATTGCGCCTATCGAATGGAAAGGTTTGCATTTGCGCACAGCCGAACCCTTCGATTTGGTGGTGCGTGCCTATAATCTTGCGCATACCCCTACGGCGGTTTTATTAGACAAAAACCACAAACTTGTCTATCAGCGCATGCGCACGCCTGCCCAAGAAGGCGTAAAACAGGATATAGAACATCTTTTGCTTAAAAAATAG
- a CDS encoding TlpA family protein disulfide reductase, producing the protein MLKQITSILSLLFVVGLLATACASSDKKNNTVSSGENQPTKEEATASIASTTTQTAATEQAAPKDDDHKIFISDTNEDGTPRTFEQALASLKGKVVYVDFWASWCPPCRQQMPYAKTLHGQFEGKEVAFLYISFDRTGDAWKNGIKQMDINGYHFYPKPEQLSAVAQTYNVMGIPRYMIVDKSGKIVNADAPRPSSSEIVGLLNKLL; encoded by the coding sequence ATGTTGAAACAAATCACCTCCATATTATCCCTTTTGTTTGTAGTAGGTTTGCTCGCTACCGCCTGCGCCTCCTCGGATAAAAAAAATAACACTGTCAGCAGCGGAGAAAATCAGCCTACCAAAGAAGAAGCCACCGCTTCTATCGCTTCTACCACGACGCAAACAGCCGCCACAGAGCAGGCAGCCCCAAAAGATGACGACCACAAAATCTTTATCAGCGATACCAACGAAGATGGCACGCCTCGCACCTTCGAGCAGGCTTTAGCCTCTTTGAAGGGGAAGGTAGTTTATGTCGATTTCTGGGCAAGTTGGTGTCCGCCCTGCCGCCAGCAAATGCCGTATGCCAAGACTTTGCATGGGCAGTTCGAGGGCAAAGAAGTTGCGTTTCTCTACATCTCCTTCGATAGAACAGGCGATGCTTGGAAAAATGGCATCAAGCAAATGGACATCAATGGGTATCATTTTTATCCAAAACCTGAACAACTTTCAGCAGTAGCCCAAACCTACAACGTGATGGGGATTCCGCGTTATATGATAGTTGATAAGTCGGGCAAGATTGTCAATGCTGACGCGCCGCGCCCTTCTTCTTCTGAAATTGTGGGACTTCTGAATAAGTTGTTGTAA